Proteins from one bacterium genomic window:
- a CDS encoding MoaD/ThiS family protein has product MSIHSSASASPRGSAAAEQVVVEFFGTTRMIIGRDQLETPPGTLGDILARLDPKLNLRDSEGITSHVRISLNGRQFISDLQMPILAGAHLIILEAAAGG; this is encoded by the coding sequence ATGAGTATCCACTCCTCGGCCTCAGCCTCTCCCCGCGGCAGTGCCGCTGCCGAGCAGGTCGTCGTCGAATTCTTCGGCACGACGCGCATGATCATTGGGCGTGATCAGCTCGAGACGCCTCCAGGAACCCTCGGCGACATCCTGGCGCGGCTGGACCCCAAACTCAATCTCCGCGATTCCGAAGGCATCACCTCCCACGTTCGAATCTCATTGAACGGTCGCCAGTTCATCAGCGACCTACAAATGCCGATCCTCGCTGGAGCACATCTCATCATTCTCGAGGCGGCCGCCGGAGGTTGA